The window AGAGCTCGGCGATGGGCGTGCTGGTCATGGCGCCATCCTCGCAGATGAGTCGTACCGGAATTCCGGCTGCGCCGGCCGGGAGGCCCGGCCGACTGTTGACAGGGTCCCCCACCGACAGCATGCTAAGCAAGCGCTTAGTCACGAGCCCGGTCGGGTGGTCCGTCCGGCCGGCCCGGCAACCCTTGGCGGCCGGGCCGGCCGGACGGCGCGGGACCCGACAACTCCGCAGAACCGTGCGAAAGGACCCTCCGTGGTGCACTCCTTCAAGGGCCAGGTGGCCGTCGTCACCGGATCCAGCCGGGGCATCGGCCTCGGGATCGCGCGCGAGCTGGTCGCCCGCGGGGCCCGGGTCTGCCTGACCGCCCGCACCGCCGAGCCGCTCGCCGAGGCCGTCCGCGACCTGGGCGGCCCCGAGGTCGCCATCGGCGTCGCGGGGAAGGCGGACGACCCGGCCCACCAGGACGAAGCGGTGGCCCGCACGATGGAGGCCTTCGGCCGGCTGGACCACCTGGTCAACAACACCGGCATCAACCCGGTCTTCGGCCCGGTCCTGGACACCGACGAGGCGGCCGCCGCCAAGATCCTGGCCGTCAACGTGCTCGCCCCGCTCGGCTGGACCCGCCGCGCGCACGCCGCCTGGATGGGCGAGCACGGCGGCTCGGTGGTCAACGTCGCCTCGATCACCGGTATCCGCGCCTCCCTGGGCATCGGCATGTACGGCGTCTCCAAGGCCGCCCTGATGCGGCTGACCACCGAGCTGGCCGCCGAACTCGGTCCCCGGGGCATCCGGGTGAACGCCGTGGCGCCGGCCGTGGTCAAGACGAAGTTCGCCGCGGCGCTCTACGAGGGCCGCGAGGAGCAGGTCGCCGCCGCGTACCCGCTGGGCCGCCTCGGCGTCCCGGAGGACGTGGCGGGCGCGGTCGCCTTCCTGCTCTCCTCCGACGCCGCCTGGATCACCGGCCAGACCCTGGTCGTCGACGGCGGCGTCACCCTCGGCGGCGGGATGTGACCGCCGTGACGGACGAACACGGGAGCCCGGCCGCCGAGTACGCGGGCCAGGGCGTGGTGGTCACCGGCGCCGGGCGGGGGATCGGGGCCGCGCTGGCCCGCGCCTTCGCCGCGGCCGGTGCCCGGGTGGTCGTCAACGACCTCGACGCCGCGGCCGCCCGGAAGGTGGCCGCGGACTGCGGCGCCGCCGCGGTGCCCGGCGACGCGGCCTCCGCCGAGGGTGTCGCCGCGCTGGTCAGCGCCGCCCGGGCGGCGCTCGGCGACATCGACGTCTGGTGCGCCAACGCCGGCGTCGCCCCGGTGGGCGGGGCCGGCGCGCCGGCCGCCGCCTGGGCGAGCGCCTGGGAGGTCAACGTGCTCGCCCACGTACGCGCCGCCGACCTGCTGCTCCCCCGCTGGCTGGAGCGCGGCAGCGGACGGTTCGTGGCCACCGTCTCGGCCGCCGGGCTGCTCACCATGCTCGGCTCGGCCCCGTACGCCGTCACCAAGCACGGCGCGCTCGCGTTCGCCGAGTGGCTCGCCGCCACCTACCGCCACCGGGGCGTGCGGGTGCACGCCCTCTGCCCGCAAGGGGTGCGCACCGACATGCTGGCCTCGACCGGCGCGGTCGGCGAGGCCCTGCTGGCACCGACCGCGCTGGACCCGGAGGACGTCGCCGGGGCCCTGCTGACCGCGCTGCGCGAGGACCGCTTCCTCGTCCTGCCGCACCCCGAGGTCGCCGAGTACTACGCAGCCCGCGCCACCGAGCCGGACCGCTGGCTCGGCGGCATGAACCGGCTCCAGCGGGAGCTCGAAAGGAACGAGGCGCTGTGAGGGCCTGGCAGGTCACCGAGCTGGGCGAGCCGCGCGAGGTGCTGCGGCTGGCCGAGGACGTACCGCGCCCGGCTCCCGGGCCCGGGCAGCTGCTGGTCCGGGTGAAGGCCGCCGCGGTCAACTTCCCGGACGCGCTGATGGTGCGCGGCCAGTACCAGGTCCGCCCGCCGCTGCCGTTCACCCCCGGCGTCGAGCTCTGCGGCGAGGTGGTCGCGGGCGAGCGCGCCGGGGAGCGGCTGATCGGCACCCCGCTGCTACCCGCCGGCGCCTTCGCCGAGTACGCCCTGCTGGACGCCGCGGCGGCCTTCCCGGCCCCGGCGGCGCTGGACGACGCGGAGGCCGCCGCCCTGCACATCGGCTACCAGACCGCCTGGTTCGCGCTGCACCGGCGGGCCGCCCTGCGGGCCGGCGAGACGCTGCTGGTGCACGCGGCGGCGGGCGGGGTCGGCAGCGCCGCCGTCCAGCTCGGCCGGGCGGCCGGCGCGCGGGTGATCGCCGTGGTCGGCGGCCCCGCGAAGGCGGCCGTCGCCCGCGAGCTCGGCGCCGACCTGGTGGTGGACCGGACCGCCGAGGACTTCACCGCGGCGGTCAGGGAGGCCACCGGCGGACGCGGCGCGGACGTGGTCTTCGACCCGGTCGGCGGCGCGGCCTACACCGGCTCCACCCGGTGCGTCGCCTTCGAGGGCCGGATCGTGGTGGTCGGCTTCGCCGCCGGCGAGATCCCGGCGCCCGCGCTGAACCACGCGCTGGTGAAGAACTACAGCATCCTCGGCCTGCACTGGGGCCTCTACAACACCCGTGACCCGCAGGCCGTGCTGGCCGCCCACGAGGAGCTGACCCGGCTGGCCCGGGCCGGTGTGGTGCGACCGCTGGTGAGCGGGCGCCTCCCGCTCTCCGGGGCGGCCGAGGCCGTCCAACGGGTCGCCGACGGCCGCAGCACCGGCCGGCTGGTGGTGCTCGGGGAGTAGCACCGGCGGGGCCGCACCCCGGTCACCCGGCCGAGTCCGCGGCCGCTCCCGCGCCCTGCGCGATCACGTCCAGGGCCGGGCGCGGCGGGCGGCCGAGCAGGGTGGCGAGGTCCCCCGGCTTGCCCGGCCCGGCCAGGAAGCCGTGGGCGATCGCCGAGTACGTCCCGGCCACCATCGGCACCTGGAAGTCCGCGGCGCCCGAGGCCGCCACGGCCGCCCGCGCCCCGGCCAGCGTGCCGGGCCGGTACTCGACCGTCCGTCCGCCGGCCCGGGACAGCGCCGCCGCGACGTCCGCGCCGCCCACCGCCTCCTCGCCGACCAGCTCGTAGACCCGCCCGGCGTGCCCGGCCGGGGCCAGCGCCACGGTGGCCGCGACCTCGGCCAGGTCCGCGCGGGCGACCGCCGCCAGCCGGCCGTCGCCGAGCGGCGCGGTGATCACACCGTCCCGGTCCGGCGTGGCCAGCGAGCCCAGCAGTTCGGCGTAGAGCCCGTTGCGCAGGATCGTCCAGCGCAGCGAGGCGGACTCGCGCAGTCGCCGCTCGGTCCAGCGGTGCGCCAGCGCGTAGGCCAGGTGGTCGCCGTCGCCGGAGAGGCTGGTGTAGACCACGTGCTCGACGCCCGCCCGCTCGGCGGCCTCGATCGCGGCCCGGTGACGGGCGGTCACCACGTCGTCCTCGCCGTAGCCGGCCGAGATCAGCAGCAGCGTCCGCACCCCGGCGAAGGCGGCCGCCAGGGTCCGCGGCCGGTCGAAGTCCACCGTCCGGACGGGTACGCCGGCCGCCGGGGTCCGCTCCGGGGTGCGGCTGCCGGCCAGCACCCCGTCGAGCCCGCCCGGCCGCGCGGCCAGCCGCTCCAGCACCAGAGCGCCGAGTCCTCCGTTGACACCGGTGACGAGAAGCACCACGACCTCCAAGATCGGTTCCGGGCCCGCGGCTCTCCGCGCCGCCCGGTGACCATCCTCGGTACCCTGACCGTTCGGCGTAAGGAGGCACTTCGATGTCAGTGGGGCACACCGCGGTAACCACCCCCCGGCCGGTGGTCTGGTGCGAGGACGGCGTGGACTGCGGGATCCGCGGGCTGCTGGACCGGCTCGGCGACAAGTGGTCCGTCCTGGTGGTGGTCGAACTCGCCCAGGGCGTCCGGCGGTTCCGCGAACTCCAGCGCGCCGTGCCGGGCATCTCGCAGCGGATGCTGACCCTGACGGTACGCCGGCTGGAGCGGGACGGGCTGGTGTCGCGGACCGTCCACCCGACCGTCCCGCCGCAGGTGGACTACGAGCTGACCGCGGTCGGCCACAGCCTGACCCATCTGATCCGGGCCATGGTGGACTGGTCCTACGACCACCACGACGCGATCCTCGACTCCCGGCGCGACTGGGACGCCGCCAACCCGGACTCCGAGATCCGCTGACCGCGCCCGGGGCCGGTGCCGCCCCGGCCCGCCCCCGGGCCGCCCCGGGCCCGTGTCAGCGGGCGAACTCCATCTCCGGGAAGCGCGGCGAGGGCCCGTCCAGCAGGTGGTCGTCGTGCCCGCGCAGCCACCGGTCGAAGAACGAGGCCACGTACGCCCGGGTGGCGAGCACGGCCCGCTCCGGGCGGACGTCACCGACGTCGGCCCGCAGCGCCTCGCCGTCCACCGCGCCCTGCCGGGCGAGTTGGGGCAGCAGCGACTGCGCGTCGGTGTACGAGCCGTGCTGCGAACCGGCCAGTGTGACGTCGGCGCGCCAGCCCCGGCTGTGCTGCCAGAGGGCGTCCCAGCCGGGCTGGTGGTGGTGGTCGCCGGAGTCCGCGCTGTGGGTGCCCATCAGCAGGAACGGGCGGTCCAGACCGTCCTCGGCGACGCTGCTCAGGAAGACGCCCTCGCCGGTCGGCCCGGGGAAGTGCAGTTGGCCGTCCATGTTGACGCCGGCGGTGACGCGCGGGTCGTCGTGCATGGTCTGGACGGCGGTGAAACCGCCGGCCGAGTGGCCCACCATGCCGATCCGGGTCAGGTCCAGCGAGCTCCCGAGACCGGCCGGGAGCCGCCGGTCGGTGCGCAGCGCGGCCAGTTCGTCCAGGACGAAGCGGGTGTCGTCGACCCGGGCCCGCATCGCCTTGCGCAGCAGGGCGCCGATGTCGAGGTCGGGCGTGCCGAGCATGCCGGGGAAGACCGACGTGGCCAGGCCGCCGTCCGGAAAGGCCACCTCGGAGGCGTCGTAGGTGTGGTCGACGGTGACCACCACGTAGCCGCGCGAGGCGAGGTCCTCGACCAGGCCGGTGCCCCAGGTGCGGGGGTCGCCGAGCCCGGCCGAGTAGAGCACCACCGGGCGCGGGCGGCCGCCGCCGGGCAGGGCGGGCGCGTCCTGGCGGGCGTGCGTGCGGATCGCCGACCAGTCCGTCCGCCCGCTCGCCGCGCGGTAGTTGAAGACGGCGGCGCCGCCGTCGCCGCCGAAGTGCTCGGCGGCGCCCGGCTCCATGGAGCGGGCCCGTTCGTCGCCGACCGCGGGGCGCGCGGTCGGGTACCAGAGGCTGATCATCAGTTCCCGGGCCCGCCCGGGCTGCCACGGGTCCGCCCGTCCGGCGTCGGTGAGGTGCAGCGAGGTGGTGCCGACCGGGTACGGCCCGGTGGGCTGCGGCAGCCAGGCGCGGGCCAGGCGCTCCGGCACGGCCGGCGCGTCCAGCGCCGCCGCCGGCGCGACCGCCGTGCCCAGCACCGCCGTGGCCGCCAGCAGCGCCGCGATCCCGGTCCGCCTGCCCTGCCCCGAGCCCCGCCTGCGCGTGACACCCCGCACGACTTCCCTCGTCACTCCCCGCATGGCTCCCCCAGCTCCTCACCGTCGACGGCCGCCGCCCACCGGCCCGGCCCGTACCGTGACCGTACGGGCCGGGGTGGTGCACGAACGTCATACCGCGGAGCCAATTGCCGCCGTGCTACCGCGGTATGACACGCCGGGCGCGGTGCC of the Kitasatospora sp. NBC_01246 genome contains:
- a CDS encoding winged helix-turn-helix transcriptional regulator produces the protein MSVGHTAVTTPRPVVWCEDGVDCGIRGLLDRLGDKWSVLVVVELAQGVRRFRELQRAVPGISQRMLTLTVRRLERDGLVSRTVHPTVPPQVDYELTAVGHSLTHLIRAMVDWSYDHHDAILDSRRDWDAANPDSEIR
- a CDS encoding NAD(P)H-binding protein, giving the protein MLLVTGVNGGLGALVLERLAARPGGLDGVLAGSRTPERTPAAGVPVRTVDFDRPRTLAAAFAGVRTLLLISAGYGEDDVVTARHRAAIEAAERAGVEHVVYTSLSGDGDHLAYALAHRWTERRLRESASLRWTILRNGLYAELLGSLATPDRDGVITAPLGDGRLAAVARADLAEVAATVALAPAGHAGRVYELVGEEAVGGADVAAALSRAGGRTVEYRPGTLAGARAAVAASGAADFQVPMVAGTYSAIAHGFLAGPGKPGDLATLLGRPPRPALDVIAQGAGAAADSAG
- a CDS encoding alpha/beta hydrolase family protein; translation: MTREVVRGVTRRRGSGQGRRTGIAALLAATAVLGTAVAPAAALDAPAVPERLARAWLPQPTGPYPVGTTSLHLTDAGRADPWQPGRARELMISLWYPTARPAVGDERARSMEPGAAEHFGGDGGAAVFNYRAASGRTDWSAIRTHARQDAPALPGGGRPRPVVLYSAGLGDPRTWGTGLVEDLASRGYVVVTVDHTYDASEVAFPDGGLATSVFPGMLGTPDLDIGALLRKAMRARVDDTRFVLDELAALRTDRRLPAGLGSSLDLTRIGMVGHSAGGFTAVQTMHDDPRVTAGVNMDGQLHFPGPTGEGVFLSSVAEDGLDRPFLLMGTHSADSGDHHHQPGWDALWQHSRGWRADVTLAGSQHGSYTDAQSLLPQLARQGAVDGEALRADVGDVRPERAVLATRAYVASFFDRWLRGHDDHLLDGPSPRFPEMEFAR
- a CDS encoding NADPH:quinone oxidoreductase family protein — protein: MRAWQVTELGEPREVLRLAEDVPRPAPGPGQLLVRVKAAAVNFPDALMVRGQYQVRPPLPFTPGVELCGEVVAGERAGERLIGTPLLPAGAFAEYALLDAAAAFPAPAALDDAEAAALHIGYQTAWFALHRRAALRAGETLLVHAAAGGVGSAAVQLGRAAGARVIAVVGGPAKAAVARELGADLVVDRTAEDFTAAVREATGGRGADVVFDPVGGAAYTGSTRCVAFEGRIVVVGFAAGEIPAPALNHALVKNYSILGLHWGLYNTRDPQAVLAAHEELTRLARAGVVRPLVSGRLPLSGAAEAVQRVADGRSTGRLVVLGE
- a CDS encoding SDR family oxidoreductase gives rise to the protein MVHSFKGQVAVVTGSSRGIGLGIARELVARGARVCLTARTAEPLAEAVRDLGGPEVAIGVAGKADDPAHQDEAVARTMEAFGRLDHLVNNTGINPVFGPVLDTDEAAAAKILAVNVLAPLGWTRRAHAAWMGEHGGSVVNVASITGIRASLGIGMYGVSKAALMRLTTELAAELGPRGIRVNAVAPAVVKTKFAAALYEGREEQVAAAYPLGRLGVPEDVAGAVAFLLSSDAAWITGQTLVVDGGVTLGGGM
- a CDS encoding SDR family NAD(P)-dependent oxidoreductase, producing MTDEHGSPAAEYAGQGVVVTGAGRGIGAALARAFAAAGARVVVNDLDAAAARKVAADCGAAAVPGDAASAEGVAALVSAARAALGDIDVWCANAGVAPVGGAGAPAAAWASAWEVNVLAHVRAADLLLPRWLERGSGRFVATVSAAGLLTMLGSAPYAVTKHGALAFAEWLAATYRHRGVRVHALCPQGVRTDMLASTGAVGEALLAPTALDPEDVAGALLTALREDRFLVLPHPEVAEYYAARATEPDRWLGGMNRLQRELERNEAL